The following coding sequences are from one Lolium rigidum isolate FL_2022 chromosome 6, APGP_CSIRO_Lrig_0.1, whole genome shotgun sequence window:
- the LOC124661289 gene encoding protein SYS1 homolog isoform X1 has protein sequence MFYGAMVWDPWLIVAQIVCLQCLYYLGLGTFMALLVGTRVPRLTLLYLFDFAILTPRTTTGWCAIASFILAAIAGAGFMLYVIERAKKCLDFAATLYIIHLFICIIYGGWPASVTWWVVNIVGLAIMSLLGEYLCIRRELQDIPVRIRAITRDNGIASKASEPPGEWDDSSSLWDV, from the exons ATGTTCTATGGGGCGATGGTGTGGGATCCGTGGCTGATCGTGGCGCAGATCGTCTGCCTGCAGTGCCTCTACTACCTCGGCCTCGGCACCTTCAtggcgctcctcgtcggcacccGTGTCCCGCGCCTCACGCTGCTCTACCTCTTCGACTTCGCCATACTCACGCCGCGCACCACCACCGGCTGGTGCGCcatcgcctccttcatcctcGCCGCCATCGCAGG TGCTGGATTCATGCTTTATGTGATTGAGAGAGCCAAGAAGTGCCTGGACTTTGCAGCCACCCTCTACATCATTCATCTGTTTATTTGCATCATTTATGGTGGATGGCCAGCTTCAGTTACATGGTGGGTTGTTAATATTGTTGGTTTGGCAATCATGTCCCTCCTAGGAGAGTACCTATGCATCCGGCGAGAGCTACAAGATATTCCAGTACGGATTCGTGCAA TCACCAGAGATAATGGCATTGCAAGCAAGGCCTCTGAACCACCAGGGGAGTGGGATGACAGCTCAAGTTTATGGGATGTATGA
- the LOC124661289 gene encoding protein SYS1 homolog isoform X2, which yields MFYGAMVWDPWLIVAQIVCLQCLYYLGLGTFMALLVGTRVPRLTLLYLFDFAILTPRTTTGWCAIASFILAAIAGAGFMLYVIERAKKCLDFAATLYIIHLFICIIYGGWPASVTWWVVNIVGLAIMSLLGEYLCIRRELQDIPVRIRASV from the exons ATGTTCTATGGGGCGATGGTGTGGGATCCGTGGCTGATCGTGGCGCAGATCGTCTGCCTGCAGTGCCTCTACTACCTCGGCCTCGGCACCTTCAtggcgctcctcgtcggcacccGTGTCCCGCGCCTCACGCTGCTCTACCTCTTCGACTTCGCCATACTCACGCCGCGCACCACCACCGGCTGGTGCGCcatcgcctccttcatcctcGCCGCCATCGCAGG TGCTGGATTCATGCTTTATGTGATTGAGAGAGCCAAGAAGTGCCTGGACTTTGCAGCCACCCTCTACATCATTCATCTGTTTATTTGCATCATTTATGGTGGATGGCCAGCTTCAGTTACATGGTGGGTTGTTAATATTGTTGGTTTGGCAATCATGTCCCTCCTAGGAGAGTACCTATGCATCCGGCGAGAGCTACAAGATATTCCAGTACGGATTCGTGCAA GTGTTTAA
- the LOC124666945 gene encoding 50S ribosomal protein L25-like, whose product MLLRRPLQTLTLPLLRRHLSTSAAALSAPDLNIDELLSPPFHYLPGHPRPDAKHDEVIFAVPRTSSGRHLAAKERKAGRVPAIVFEQENGQEGGNKRLVSVQSKQIRKLVDHLGRSFFLSRLFRLEVWSDHAGQGDLVESVRVLPRKVHLHAGTDEPLNVTFMRAPSSALLKIDVPLMYIGEDASPGLRKGAYFNTIKRTVKFLCPADIVPPYIEVDLSELDVGQKLLMRDLIVHPALKLLQSPDQPICSIIGSRAPDQKKEKEKSK is encoded by the exons ATGCTCCTCCGGCGACCGCTCCAGACCCTCACCCtcccgctcctccgccgccacctctccaCCTCCGCCGCGGCACTCTCCGCCCCAGATCTCAACATCGACGAGCTCCTCTCGCCGCCGTTCCACTACCTCCCGGGCCACCCGCGGCCGGACGCGAAGCACGACGAGGTGATCTTCGCCGTGCCGAGGACCTCCTCCGGGAGGCACTTAGCGGCCAAGGAGCGCAAGGCCGGGCGGGTGCCGGCCATCGTCTTCGAGCAGGAGAACGGCCAGGAGGGCGGCAACAAGCGCCTCGTCTCGGTGCAGTCCAAGCAGATCCGCAAGCTCGTCGACCACCTCGGCCGTTCCTTCTTCCTCTCCCGCCTCTTCCGCCTCGAGGTCTGGTCGGACCACGCAGGGCAGGGGGACCTCGTCGAGAGCGTCCGCGTCCTGCCGCGCAAG GTGCATTTGCACGCAGGCACTGATGAACCTCTGAATGTAACATTCATGCGAGCTCCTTCTTCAGCGCTGCTCAAAATAGATGTTCCTTTGATGTACATTGGAGAGGATGCTTCACCTGGTCTCAGGAAAG GAGCTTACTTCAACACCATAAAGCGAACAGTGAAGTTTCTCTGCCCTGCTGACATTGTTCCACCATACATTGAAGTGGACCTAAGCGAGTTGGATGTCGGGCAGAAACTGTTGATGCGCGATCTGATAGTCCACCCAGCCCTGAAATTACTTCAGTCGCCAGACCAGCCCATCTGTAGCATTATAGGGTCAAGAGCCCCTGACCAGAAGAAAGAGAAGGAGAAATCAAAATAA
- the LOC124665333 gene encoding FCS-Like Zinc finger 8-like: protein MAAESSVPQTASSESVAHKMGFFRVPDLLVKLSTKCLIELDAVRSPTSPLDLKLFTGLATKSPRSSFLDAGAASQNQKILLGDRVGLGLVDSLSDENPSPLGSRKVLLGSEMRITDSLTRKNSSTAPMQPGVVELKDENMSDGLNGSFMSLDDIVNSEDYTCVVSRGPNPRTTHIFGDRVFEFQGEQLMPGEGGCEESLIPPLKGDNTMSFCCFCCEKLKEKEDIYIYQGDKAFCSVECRENFMEEEIEGEPATATDHSDPSGPSFDNGCIFQLIQ from the exons ATGGCAGCTGAGTCTTCAGTTCCACAAACCGCTTCCTCTGAATCGGTTGCTCACAAGATGGGCTTCTTCAGAGTCCCTGACCTCCTTGTCAAGCTGAGCACCAAATGCCTGATTGAACTGGACGCCGTCCGCAGTCCCACATCGCCCCTGGACCTCAAGCTCTTCACAGGCCTGGCAACCAAGTCACCCAGGTCATCTTTCCTTGATGCCGGTGCGGCCAGCCAGAACCAGAAGATCCTGCTGGGGGACAGGGTTGGGCTTGGACTGGTGGACTCTCTCAGTGATGAGAACCCCTCACCCCTGGGCAGCAGGAAGGTTCTTCTTGGGTCTGAGATGAGGATCACTGACAGCTTAACCCGCAAGAACAGCTCCACTGCTCCTATGCAGCCTGGTGTGGTCGAACTCAAGGATGAGAACATGAGTGATGGGCTGAACGGCAGTTTCATGTCCCTTGATGACATTGTCAACTCAGAGGACTACACCTGTGTTGTTTCGCGCGGTCCTAACCCTAGAACTACCCACATTTTTGGAGATCGTGTCTTTGAGTTTCAAGGTGAGCAGCTGATGCCTGGTGAGGGTGGGTGTGAGGAGAGTCTGATCCCTCCTCTGAAAGGGGATAATACCATGAGCTTCTGTTGTTTTTGCTGTGAGAAGCTCAAAGAAAAGGAAGACATCTATATCTACCA GGGTGACAAAGCCTTCTGCAGCGTGGAGTGCAGGGAGAACTTCATGGAAGAGGAGATTGAAGGTGAACCTGCAACTGCAACAGATCACTCTGATCCTAGCGGCCCTTCCTTCGACAATGGTTGCATTTTCCAACTGATCCAGTGA